The following proteins come from a genomic window of Geomonas sp. RF6:
- a CDS encoding rhodanese-like domain-containing protein — MAEAKRVKPEEARRKVQAGEALLVCAYDDEEKCERARLEGAMTFGEFSTKLPEIGKEREIIFYCK; from the coding sequence ATGGCCGAAGCGAAGCGAGTGAAGCCGGAAGAAGCGCGGCGGAAGGTGCAGGCGGGGGAGGCGCTCCTTGTCTGCGCGTATGACGACGAGGAAAAGTGCGAACGTGCGCGGCTGGAAGGGGCGATGACCTTTGGGGAGTTCAGCACGAAGCTTCCGGAGATCGGGAAGGAGAGGGAGATCATCTTTTACTGCAAGTGA